From a region of the Paenibacillus segetis genome:
- a CDS encoding MarR family transcriptional regulator: MHTVEFARQLDILYKDYQSHMELNLAPTLTTSQLAVLEVLEQQGSLKPSDLIPFLSTTPAAVTMLLDRMERVELIRRDRDESDRRIVWVSITDKGHEESQRGIELRNTYLSGVLDKISTHNQQLLVFLMGKISGKK, translated from the coding sequence TTGCATACTGTTGAATTTGCCCGACAATTGGATATTCTCTATAAGGATTATCAGAGCCATATGGAATTAAACTTAGCACCGACATTAACAACTTCGCAATTGGCTGTGCTTGAAGTGTTGGAGCAACAAGGAAGTCTTAAGCCATCTGATTTGATTCCGTTCCTATCCACGACTCCAGCAGCTGTAACGATGTTGCTAGATCGGATGGAACGAGTTGAGTTGATTCGAAGAGATCGTGATGAAAGTGATCGACGTATCGTGTGGGTGTCGATTACGGATAAAGGCCATGAGGAGTCACAGCGTGGCATTGAACTCCGTAATACCTATTTGAGCGGAGTATTAGACAAAATATCAACCCATAACCAGCAATTGCTCGTTTTTTTGATGGGTAAGATTTCGGGGAAGAAGTAA
- a CDS encoding response regulator transcription factor — protein sequence MARVLVVEDDVEINQLISIYLGKEGIMSEQAFDGRQAMVCIESSSYDLVILDLMLPMIDGFEVLRRLREHSTIPVLILTAKGEETDKIIGLGCGADDYVTKPFSVFELMARVKAHLRRNEYYKPSLEHEQMSLLYIGDITLDREQCLVTKKGHHLSLTAKEYQLLELFMTHPRKVFTKENLYLNIWNDQIVEGDNTVMVHISRLRGKIEDVPEQPSIIKTVRGIGYKLGEL from the coding sequence ATGGCAAGAGTTCTCGTCGTGGAAGATGATGTGGAGATTAACCAGTTAATAAGTATTTATCTGGGCAAAGAAGGCATTATGAGTGAGCAGGCTTTTGACGGTCGGCAAGCGATGGTGTGTATTGAGAGTAGTAGCTATGACTTGGTCATCCTTGATTTGATGCTGCCAATGATCGATGGATTTGAAGTGTTGAGAAGGCTTAGGGAACACAGTACAATACCAGTCCTTATTTTAACTGCCAAAGGGGAAGAAACGGATAAGATTATAGGACTTGGTTGCGGCGCAGATGACTATGTCACCAAACCCTTTAGCGTATTTGAACTAATGGCTAGAGTCAAGGCTCATTTGAGACGGAATGAATACTACAAACCCTCTCTAGAGCATGAGCAAATGTCTTTGTTATATATAGGCGACATTACTTTAGATCGAGAACAATGTCTCGTGACAAAAAAGGGACATCATCTTTCGTTAACAGCTAAAGAATATCAGTTACTTGAGTTATTCATGACACATCCACGTAAAGTATTCACTAAGGAAAATCTATATCTTAATATATGGAATGATCAAATTGTGGAAGGCGACAATACGGTCATGGTACATATTAGCAGGCTGCGAGGAAAAATTGAAGATGTACCGGAACAGCCGTCCATAATCAAGACGGTGAGAGGGATCGGTTACAAATTGGGTGAACTATGA
- a CDS encoding branched-chain amino acid aminotransferase, whose translation MMSELKINLSDNRKDKPASDKLGFGKYFTDHMFIMDYTDENGWHDARIVPYGPIALDPSAMVLHYGQEVFEGMKAYRTPQEEIVMFRPDMNLQRLNNSCERMSMPQVDTQFVLEAIAKLVEIDQEWIPDGEENALYIRPFMIATEPALGVRASKEYKFMVILSPVGAYYPEGIHPVSIYVEQQFVRAVRGGTGEVKTSGNYASGIKAQEVAKTKGFSQVLWLDGKEHKYIEEVGSMNVFFKVNGEIITPALTGSILPGVTRDSVITLLQDWGYPVIERVISVEELFEASAQGLLEEAFGTGTAAVISPIGSLSLGDLNIEISGGKTGELSQRLYDTITALQRGQLEDSHNWAFKVK comes from the coding sequence ATGATGAGTGAACTGAAGATTAACCTTAGTGATAATCGAAAAGACAAACCGGCAAGTGACAAATTGGGTTTTGGAAAATATTTTACAGACCATATGTTTATTATGGACTATACCGATGAGAACGGATGGCATGATGCTCGAATTGTTCCATATGGACCGATAGCTCTAGATCCTTCAGCTATGGTACTTCATTATGGGCAAGAGGTATTTGAGGGGATGAAAGCTTACCGTACACCCCAAGAAGAGATTGTAATGTTCCGACCCGATATGAATTTACAGCGGTTAAATAACTCCTGTGAAAGAATGAGTATGCCGCAAGTGGATACTCAATTTGTGCTAGAGGCCATTGCTAAGCTAGTTGAAATTGATCAGGAATGGATACCTGATGGGGAAGAGAATGCACTCTATATTCGGCCGTTCATGATTGCTACTGAGCCGGCACTTGGTGTTAGAGCTTCTAAGGAATATAAGTTCATGGTTATTCTGTCACCTGTAGGTGCCTATTACCCTGAGGGGATACATCCGGTTTCGATATATGTGGAGCAACAATTCGTGCGCGCGGTTCGTGGTGGGACAGGAGAAGTAAAGACATCTGGAAACTATGCATCAGGGATCAAGGCTCAGGAAGTTGCGAAGACGAAAGGGTTCTCTCAAGTTCTATGGTTAGACGGAAAAGAACACAAATATATCGAAGAAGTCGGAAGTATGAATGTATTTTTTAAAGTAAATGGGGAGATCATTACTCCTGCATTGACAGGAAGTATCCTACCAGGGGTCACCCGCGATTCTGTCATTACTTTACTACAGGATTGGGGATATCCAGTTATTGAAAGAGTGATCTCGGTAGAGGAATTATTCGAGGCTAGCGCTCAAGGGCTGCTTGAGGAAGCCTTCGGCACGGGTACGGCCGCTGTAATATCACCAATAGGATCGTTGAGTTTAGGTGACTTGAATATAGAGATTTCTGGTGGAAAAACAGGTGAATTATCCCAAAGGCTCTATGATACAATTACAGCCTTGCAGCGTGGACAACTTGAAGACTCTCACAATTGGGCTTTTAAAGTTAAGTAA
- the parC gene encoding DNA topoisomerase IV subunit A: MSMLENFLPAYLEEVVGDRFGRYSKYIIQDRAIPDVRDGLKPVQRRILYAMFDSGNTPDKPYRKSAKTVGDVMGNYHPHGDSSIYDGMVRMAQPWKMGHVLVDGHGNWGSQDDDPAAAMRYTEARLSPIALELLRDIDKRTVPFKDNFDNTAMEPVVLPARYPNLLVNGVSGISAGFATEIPPHNLREVIDACIAVMEKPDLSMEEIRKHVKGPDFPTGGIIMGEDGIRDAYESGKGRIYIRSKTEIETLRGGKQQIVITEVPYQVVKSRLVNSMENIRLEKKVDGIAEVRDESGRNGLRIVVELKKDADAQGILAYLLKKTDLQVTYNSNMVAIVKKAPRQLGLKAILDAYIAHQREVVTFRTQYDLEKAEDRSHVLEGLVKALNILDEVIAAIKASKNRQDAQNNLQWMFGFTERQADSILTLQLYRLTNLEITALQKDLDELQKKIAILRGILDSDKKLIAVIKKEMLEIREKYGIERRSVIQGEVEELKVNLEVMVAQEDVLVTLSSEGYIKRTSMLSFTRSGGERDGSGVKEGDYIKHLLDVDTLQNILIFTQKGQYYLLPVHQIPEFKWKDNGTAIVNVIPLSKEDRIVSVIPLRNFDESDLSLVFVTKRGQVKRTELKEYETKRSGAIAACKVGDGDEVLSVTVSRNNQDILLLTEQGMAIRFAENEVNPMGRVSAGVRGITLKEGDQVACALWVEGDEGELLVVSDLAYAKRSLLLDYPVQSRGGKGMQSFEFKEGKRVKPNGSRLVGGFHCKEALTIIAVTKDGGRHQFSSESAPISDRKSIGKSMAPLEKNDEVVELLVM, encoded by the coding sequence TTGAGCATGTTGGAGAACTTTTTGCCGGCCTATCTGGAAGAAGTCGTAGGTGATAGATTCGGTCGGTATTCCAAATACATTATTCAAGACCGTGCCATTCCCGATGTGCGCGATGGCTTGAAACCTGTACAGCGGCGGATTCTATACGCTATGTTCGACTCCGGTAATACACCGGACAAGCCTTACCGTAAATCGGCTAAAACCGTTGGAGATGTCATGGGTAACTATCACCCACATGGAGACTCTTCGATATACGACGGTATGGTGCGGATGGCGCAACCCTGGAAGATGGGGCATGTACTAGTAGATGGTCATGGGAACTGGGGCTCGCAGGATGATGATCCGGCAGCGGCTATGCGTTATACGGAGGCAAGACTTTCACCGATTGCACTTGAATTGTTACGAGATATCGATAAGCGTACGGTACCGTTCAAGGATAACTTTGATAATACCGCGATGGAACCGGTCGTGTTGCCTGCAAGATACCCTAACCTGCTAGTAAATGGGGTCAGCGGGATTTCCGCCGGTTTTGCTACCGAAATTCCTCCTCATAATTTACGTGAGGTGATCGATGCCTGTATCGCAGTGATGGAGAAGCCGGACCTCAGCATGGAAGAGATTCGGAAGCATGTTAAAGGCCCGGATTTCCCAACCGGTGGCATTATTATGGGCGAAGATGGTATTCGTGATGCCTATGAATCTGGTAAAGGCCGAATTTACATCCGCTCCAAAACGGAAATTGAAACCCTACGTGGGGGCAAACAACAGATCGTCATTACAGAGGTACCTTATCAGGTCGTCAAATCCCGTCTAGTTAACTCGATGGAGAATATTCGACTAGAGAAAAAGGTTGATGGGATCGCCGAGGTTCGTGATGAGAGCGGACGGAATGGATTGCGCATTGTTGTGGAATTGAAGAAGGACGCCGATGCACAAGGGATTCTTGCCTATCTGTTGAAGAAAACAGACCTACAAGTAACTTATAACTCGAATATGGTCGCTATTGTGAAGAAGGCACCACGTCAGCTTGGACTGAAAGCAATTTTGGATGCTTATATTGCCCACCAACGTGAGGTAGTTACTTTCCGTACACAATACGATCTAGAGAAGGCAGAAGACCGCTCGCATGTTTTGGAAGGTCTTGTGAAAGCATTGAACATTTTGGATGAGGTTATCGCAGCAATTAAAGCCTCGAAGAATCGTCAGGATGCTCAGAACAATTTGCAGTGGATGTTTGGTTTTACTGAACGTCAAGCAGATTCAATTCTTACTTTACAGTTGTATCGTCTTACGAATCTAGAGATTACTGCACTGCAAAAGGATCTAGATGAGCTGCAGAAGAAGATCGCCATTTTACGTGGGATTCTGGACAGCGATAAGAAATTAATTGCCGTCATTAAGAAGGAAATGCTGGAGATCCGGGAGAAATACGGCATCGAACGGCGTTCGGTCATTCAAGGTGAAGTAGAAGAACTCAAGGTAAATCTTGAAGTTATGGTGGCACAAGAGGATGTCCTTGTCACTTTGTCGAGCGAAGGATACATCAAACGTACAAGTATGCTATCGTTTACACGCTCGGGTGGAGAACGAGATGGCTCAGGGGTGAAAGAAGGCGACTACATCAAGCATCTGCTCGATGTTGATACACTTCAGAATATATTGATCTTTACTCAAAAAGGCCAATACTACCTTCTACCTGTTCATCAGATTCCGGAATTCAAGTGGAAAGACAATGGTACGGCGATTGTTAATGTGATCCCGCTGTCCAAAGAGGATCGTATCGTCAGCGTCATCCCATTGCGGAACTTTGACGAGAGTGATCTGAGCCTTGTATTCGTTACAAAACGTGGACAAGTGAAGCGAACGGAGCTCAAAGAATACGAAACGAAGCGTTCAGGAGCTATTGCGGCTTGTAAAGTTGGAGATGGCGACGAAGTGCTGAGTGTTACGGTTAGCCGTAATAATCAGGACATTCTACTTCTTACAGAGCAAGGTATGGCTATCCGTTTTGCTGAAAATGAAGTGAACCCGATGGGCCGCGTATCTGCAGGCGTTAGAGGAATTACGCTCAAAGAAGGCGATCAGGTCGCTTGCGCTCTATGGGTAGAAGGCGATGAGGGTGAATTGCTCGTCGTCTCAGATCTTGCATATGCCAAACGTAGTCTACTGCTCGATTATCCTGTGCAGAGCCGTGGTGGCAAAGGGATGCAAAGCTTTGAATTCAAAGAAGGTAAACGGGTGAAGCCAAATGGTAGTCGTTTGGTTGGTGGTTTTCATTGTAAGGAAGCATTGACGATCATTGCAGTAACTAAGGACGGTGGTAGACACCAGTTCAGTTCTGAATCAGCACCGATTAGTGATCGTAAATCTATAGGCAAGTCTATGGCCCCTCTAGAAAAGAACGACGAGGTTGTGGAATTGTTAGTTATGTAG
- a CDS encoding sensor histidine kinase, with translation MISIGLAVFLSVLLSILSIIVVLYCTSKRMDKVAASLRQTREGSRNVRIRSHSRDRSFQRLTSEINGLLDQFQLTEMEFHKSESARKKLITNISHDLRTPLTSVLGYLEVLRKDTSISEVEREQYTEIIWQKSNRLYELTESFFQLAKLDDDEVGLRRSEINLSAMIKEIWLSYIPQIEDAGTKGEVCFPDNDLIVSTDRISVERILGNLLSNSLKYGAAGGVIGLTLSQREDEVLIEIWDKGPGISEDHLLHIFDRLYTVDSSRNGPVKGSGLGLAIAMELATKQGGKLWGTSLPNVRTSFFFTLPKSSLKI, from the coding sequence ATGATAAGCATAGGATTAGCTGTTTTCTTGTCCGTGTTGTTGAGTATCTTAAGCATCATAGTAGTGTTGTATTGTACCAGCAAACGGATGGATAAGGTTGCTGCATCTTTACGGCAGACCAGAGAAGGTAGCCGGAACGTTCGTATTCGATCACACTCGCGAGATCGTTCATTTCAGCGTTTAACAAGCGAAATTAATGGTTTACTAGATCAGTTTCAGCTGACGGAAATGGAGTTTCATAAATCTGAGAGTGCCAGAAAGAAATTGATTACTAATATCTCTCATGATTTGCGAACGCCTCTGACTTCTGTACTTGGTTATCTAGAGGTTTTGCGAAAGGACACTAGCATTTCTGAGGTAGAAAGGGAACAATATACCGAAATCATATGGCAAAAGTCTAATAGATTATATGAGCTTACAGAGTCATTCTTCCAGCTTGCCAAATTGGACGACGATGAGGTAGGACTTCGACGATCTGAGATCAATTTGAGTGCTATGATAAAAGAGATATGGTTATCTTACATTCCGCAGATTGAGGATGCTGGAACGAAGGGAGAAGTTTGCTTCCCGGATAATGATTTGATTGTGAGCACTGACAGAATCTCAGTGGAACGAATTCTTGGGAATTTATTGTCTAACAGCTTAAAGTATGGAGCGGCTGGCGGTGTTATTGGTTTAACTTTGTCCCAAAGAGAGGATGAGGTGCTCATCGAGATTTGGGACAAGGGGCCGGGAATATCAGAGGATCATTTGCTTCATATTTTTGATAGATTATATACAGTGGACTCCTCTCGAAATGGGCCTGTAAAAGGTAGCGGATTGGGACTAGCTATTGCCATGGAGCTTGCAACCAAACAAGGGGGCAAATTGTGGGGAACATCTCTACCGAATGTAAGGACTTCTTTCTTCTTCACTTTACCCAAATCTTCGCTCAAAATCTAA
- a CDS encoding CDP-alcohol phosphatidyltransferase family protein yields the protein MKSIPNFLSFSRMLLSLVLLVVKPLSIVFYVLYIACGLSDMLDGYIARRTGVSSRLGAKLDTVADLIMTIVLFVILYPIVHLTKVIVIWIIVIGLIRVSSIVIVLMKYKSFAILHTYGNKITGMMMFIFPLLMPFLQVSVLLYIICIMASLSALEELAINLTSSALEVDKHSIFIK from the coding sequence ATGAAATCCATTCCTAATTTCTTATCGTTTAGTAGAATGCTGTTATCTTTAGTTTTATTAGTTGTTAAGCCATTAAGCATTGTTTTCTATGTTTTGTATATTGCTTGCGGGTTAAGTGATATGTTGGATGGATATATTGCTAGAAGGACAGGAGTATCGAGTAGGCTTGGCGCTAAGCTTGATACTGTAGCAGACTTGATTATGACCATTGTGTTATTCGTCATATTGTATCCAATTGTTCATCTTACAAAAGTTATTGTTATTTGGATTATTGTTATTGGTTTGATTCGAGTATCATCGATAGTTATTGTTCTGATGAAATATAAGTCCTTTGCTATTCTTCATACTTATGGGAACAAGATAACAGGTATGATGATGTTCATCTTTCCATTATTAATGCCTTTCTTACAAGTTTCTGTACTACTATATATAATCTGTATTATGGCAAGCCTATCCGCACTGGAGGAGTTAGCCATTAATCTGACATCGAGCGCGCTGGAAGTAGATAAGCATAGTATATTCATAAAATGA
- a CDS encoding YjcZ family sporulation protein produces the protein MGELGGVGLWTSTGVILVLFILLVIVSRACI, from the coding sequence ATGGGCGAATTAGGCGGAGTTGGATTATGGACATCAACTGGAGTAATTTTGGTCTTGTTCATTCTTCTTGTTATCGTTTCCAGAGCATGTATCTAA
- a CDS encoding RluA family pseudouridine synthase, with the protein MYTGKSVTTGQPQMSILYEDNHLLGIEKPVNVPTQEDASGDPDLLNLLKSDIKERYQKPGNVYLGLVHRLDRPVGGAMIFAKTSKAASRLSEAVRSRNFDKTYVAVVRGTPPQSQGRLIHHLLKDERTNTVSIVPKGTQGSKEAILNYSVLGTSALDDKLTLVQVELLTGRPHQIRVQMNAIGCPLYGDQKYGSAHNKPGQQIALWSLYVGFPHPVTGDRINLISLPPREHPWNCWEEDLFEKALPIHN; encoded by the coding sequence ATGTATACGGGGAAATCCGTAACGACGGGTCAACCGCAAATGAGTATTTTATACGAAGATAATCATTTGCTTGGTATTGAGAAACCTGTTAACGTACCTACGCAGGAAGACGCAAGTGGGGACCCCGATCTGCTGAACCTGCTAAAGTCAGATATTAAAGAACGCTATCAGAAGCCAGGTAACGTCTATCTAGGACTTGTACATCGGTTGGACCGTCCGGTTGGGGGTGCGATGATTTTCGCCAAGACGTCCAAGGCAGCATCCCGATTATCGGAAGCTGTGCGAAGCCGGAATTTTGATAAAACCTACGTTGCTGTCGTACGTGGTACACCCCCTCAATCTCAAGGGCGACTCATCCATCACCTACTGAAGGACGAGCGTACCAACACGGTGTCCATCGTCCCTAAGGGGACACAGGGTAGTAAAGAGGCTATTCTGAATTATTCTGTACTTGGAACTTCAGCATTAGATGATAAGCTTACACTGGTCCAGGTTGAACTACTTACGGGACGTCCTCATCAAATTCGTGTTCAGATGAATGCGATCGGCTGCCCACTGTATGGAGATCAGAAGTATGGTTCAGCTCATAATAAACCAGGCCAACAAATTGCTTTATGGTCCTTGTATGTGGGCTTTCCCCACCCGGTAACTGGAGATCGGATTAATCTGATCTCGCTCCCCCCACGAGAGCATCCGTGGAACTGCTGGGAAGAGGATTTATTTGAGAAAGCTTTGCCCATACACAATTAA
- a CDS encoding ABC transporter ATP-binding protein yields MKYILRSYGLTKKYGTRLIVEDVNLAVEPGDIYGFLGQNGAGKTTVFRMLLGLVKPLRGTIEWFDEKPTTATFSRIGSLIETPGFYPNLTVHEHLDIHRRMCGVTDIHTINEHLKLVGMEGMGNQKVGKLSLGTKQRLGIARALLHRPDCLILDEPVNGLDPKGIRDIRELLLELRNKRSMTILISSHILGEIGQMVNRIGIIHGGKMIEQLDYAELQRRTRTYAEIRVNDDGRATWLLEQQLHIRDYTVWEKGCIRIYEQLEDTGMINKALQEGGVIVNEISLCSESLEDHFLKLTGGDQKC; encoded by the coding sequence ATGAAATATATACTTAGGAGCTATGGATTGACGAAGAAGTATGGCACAAGGTTGATTGTTGAGGATGTAAATTTAGCAGTAGAACCTGGAGATATTTATGGTTTTCTAGGACAAAATGGGGCTGGGAAAACGACGGTATTTCGGATGTTGCTTGGATTGGTTAAGCCTTTGCGAGGAACTATAGAATGGTTCGATGAGAAACCAACAACTGCAACGTTCAGTCGGATCGGTTCGCTAATTGAAACGCCGGGATTCTATCCTAATCTTACGGTTCACGAGCATTTGGACATTCATAGACGGATGTGTGGTGTTACGGACATTCATACTATAAATGAACATCTGAAACTGGTGGGTATGGAAGGAATGGGCAATCAGAAGGTTGGTAAATTATCTTTAGGAACAAAACAGAGGTTAGGGATCGCGAGGGCATTGTTACATCGACCTGACTGTCTGATTCTAGACGAACCGGTGAACGGTTTAGACCCAAAGGGGATTCGAGACATACGTGAATTGTTACTAGAATTGCGAAATAAACGGTCGATGACTATCTTGATTTCCAGTCATATATTGGGTGAGATTGGACAGATGGTGAATCGTATTGGGATTATTCATGGTGGAAAAATGATCGAACAGCTTGATTATGCTGAGTTGCAACGCCGGACTCGAACCTACGCTGAAATTAGGGTGAACGATGATGGACGAGCGACATGGTTGTTGGAACAACAATTACATATTAGGGATTATACGGTTTGGGAAAAGGGATGTATTCGCATATATGAACAATTAGAGGACACTGGAATGATTAATAAGGCCTTGCAAGAGGGCGGAGTTATCGTCAACGAAATCTCACTTTGTTCCGAATCGCTAGAGGATCATTTTCTCAAATTGACGGGGGGAGATCAGAAATGCTAG
- a CDS encoding LysR family transcriptional regulator, protein MEHRLLEYFVAVGEELHFTKAAEKLNISQPTLSQQIRILEQEMGTPLFHRSGKKNYLTQAGHILMEHARRVFHEIDQAKLEINELAGMKRGKLTLGCSGNHLLLNTLISFHRQFPGIELTITELATEETCEGLLHNKLDLGVVFLPIKHEQLVSTALYNEELVLAVSSLHPYAQLASIRLEQLSELPLILFPHKFLVRQILDSACAEIGITLHPILELSTMESQWQIATQNIGGTVLPATYAGTIRDERIVIVPLAKPTPQKSVGIVHRRDMYMDSVTMAFIDHLTRNNSFGASAVSS, encoded by the coding sequence TTGGAACATCGATTGTTAGAATATTTTGTAGCGGTTGGCGAAGAGCTACACTTTACTAAGGCTGCAGAAAAATTAAATATATCCCAACCTACGCTCAGTCAACAGATCCGTATACTGGAGCAAGAAATGGGAACACCTTTGTTTCATCGTTCAGGTAAGAAGAACTATTTGACGCAAGCAGGACATATCCTGATGGAACATGCACGTCGAGTGTTTCACGAAATAGATCAAGCGAAATTAGAAATAAATGAATTGGCGGGAATGAAGCGTGGCAAGTTGACCCTCGGTTGCTCGGGTAATCATTTGCTCCTGAATACACTCATTTCTTTTCACCGACAATTTCCTGGAATTGAGCTGACTATAACCGAATTGGCTACTGAGGAAACCTGTGAAGGATTACTACATAATAAACTTGATCTAGGTGTTGTTTTCTTACCCATAAAACACGAACAACTAGTAAGCACTGCACTTTATAACGAAGAACTGGTACTCGCCGTCTCATCTCTTCATCCTTACGCCCAATTGGCAAGCATCCGTTTGGAACAACTTTCTGAGCTTCCACTCATATTATTTCCACATAAATTTCTAGTTCGCCAAATACTCGATTCTGCTTGTGCGGAAATAGGCATCACATTACACCCCATCTTAGAATTATCCACCATGGAGTCCCAGTGGCAAATCGCTACGCAAAATATCGGAGGTACTGTGCTTCCAGCAACTTACGCCGGTACTATAAGAGACGAGCGAATCGTTATCGTTCCACTAGCCAAACCCACCCCACAGAAAAGCGTCGGAATCGTTCATCGCAGAGATATGTACATGGACTCAGTCACAATGGCATTCATTGATCATTTGACTCGAAATAATAGTTTTGGGGCAAGCGCCGTGTCTAGTTAA
- a CDS encoding ABC transporter permease has translation MLEVLYCEWRKMRKSAAFGVTISLALLCPILFFLIKISDMDFKALKDRSLLNWTDYLENEKIISILIAGLLVIAIVSSYAWVREHGDNTLNVLFTYPVHRLTIITAKLILIALFLLGYNLIDTIISHVLIMIVKGEWIPGHNLIDNLMNGFISYLFQVALVPLFFLIGMISRNIIVPIATSIIFMFVLLYLVETSYLDSLPFGGPIFPFMWYDDSTSGLSMFQMIWENGILMVVCLAVIVYQTLRSEVR, from the coding sequence ATGCTAGAAGTCTTATATTGTGAATGGCGGAAAATGAGAAAGTCTGCGGCGTTTGGAGTAACGATTAGTCTAGCATTACTATGTCCTATTCTATTCTTTCTAATAAAAATATCAGACATGGATTTCAAGGCGCTAAAGGATCGGAGCTTACTGAATTGGACGGATTATCTCGAAAACGAAAAGATTATATCTATACTTATAGCTGGTCTATTAGTCATCGCGATCGTATCTTCTTATGCTTGGGTTCGGGAACACGGAGACAACACGCTAAACGTTCTATTTACCTATCCCGTGCATCGACTAACTATTATTACTGCAAAATTAATCTTAATCGCGTTATTTTTGCTTGGATATAACCTCATCGATACCATCATTAGTCATGTTCTGATTATGATAGTGAAAGGCGAGTGGATTCCTGGACATAACTTAATTGATAATTTGATGAATGGCTTCATATCTTATCTCTTTCAAGTAGCACTCGTTCCGTTATTTTTTCTTATTGGAATGATTAGTCGAAATATAATAGTACCTATTGCCACCTCCATCATCTTTATGTTTGTTCTTTTATATTTGGTAGAAACCAGCTATTTAGATAGTCTGCCATTTGGTGGACCTATCTTTCCATTTATGTGGTATGACGATTCGACAAGTGGTTTATCGATGTTTCAGATGATCTGGGAAAATGGGATTCTAATGGTTGTCTGTCTAGCGGTAATAGTTTATCAAACCTTGAGAAGTGAAGTACGGTAA